In Candidatus Amarolinea dominans, the sequence CCAGGTGTGCTGCGCCAGGGTTTCGGGCTGATTCCCGGCGCCCTTGGGCGCGCTTTTGGCCCAGATCGTGTCGAGCCAGTCCGGCCAACGCAATTCACTCATCGCCTTCCCCGTCGAAGTTCAGAAGGCCAGCCCGCGCTGCGCCCCGTGATCGTCAGGGGTGGTGGGGTCCACCCAGAAACGGGGCGCAGGCGCGTCAGCAAACTGAAAGCCCTGCTCGTTGGGCAGGCGCACCCGCTCCGTCAGCGCCACGTAGCGGCTGAACTGGGGCGCGCGGCGCCGATCGTAATCCAGGAAGCGCGGCATCAACAGCGTGACCCCGCGCATCACCTGCAGCGCCATGCGGTAAGGCAGCAGCGTATGTTCGAAGTAGGCGTGATCGGCCTCCGCTAACTCGACCACGCGCACATCAACATAAGCGAACAAATCCTGTGAGCGCCCCAGGATGACGGCGTAGCGCGGGCTGCGGAAAGCCGACAGCCATTCCGGGCGATTGATATACAGCGTCAGCCGCGGGAAGAAGAGCAGCTCGCGCTCGAACGGGTTGACATTGCCCTCCAACACCTTTGGGATCTGCGTGCCCGGCAGCTTGCCCGTGGCCGGCGACAGCACAATCGTGTGCTCCTTGTCACGCAGCGGCTGCAGATTCTGGTGGGTGAAACAGTAGCCGAACTGCAAACCGGCCGGATCCGCCCACTCCCCCAGCGCGCTGCAGATATGCCCATAGATCGTTGCCGGCGGCGGCATCGGATAACTGGGCTGCACCCCTTGCATGAAGTGCGGATAGCGAAACGATGTGGTCAGACCTTCGGCCACAATTCTCAGTACCTTCATGGCCTCCTCGCTTTCATCAACTGCCAGGCCCGCCTAATCAAGCCAACCCTCATGCCCAGGCG encodes:
- the cas5 gene encoding CRISPR-associated protein Cas5, encoding MKVLRIVAEGLTTSFRYPHFMQGVQPSYPMPPPATIYGHICSALGEWADPAGLQFGYCFTHQNLQPLRDKEHTIVLSPATGKLPGTQIPKVLEGNVNPFERELLFFPRLTLYINRPEWLSAFRSPRYAVILGRSQDLFAYVDVRVVELAEADHAYFEHTLLPYRMALQVMRGVTLLMPRFLDYDRRRAPQFSRYVALTERVRLPNEQGFQFADAPAPRFWVDPTTPDDHGAQRGLAF